GCGTTCGAAATCCCGATCGTCACCTTTGTCGACGTGCCGGGTTTCCTGCCGGGCACCGCGCAGGAACATAGCGGCATCATCAAGCATGGTGCCAAGCTGCTCTTCGCCTATGCCGAGGCGACCGTGCCCAAGATCACCGTCATCACCCGCAAGGCCTATGGCGGCGCCTATGATGTGATGAGTTCCAAGCATTTGCGCGGCGACTTGAACTATGCCTGGCCGACCGCCGAGATCGCGGTGATGGGTGCCAAGGGCGCGGTCGAGATCATCTTCCGCGGCAAGACGCCCGAAGAGATTGCCGAAAAGACCAAGGAATATGAAGACCGCTTCGCCAACCCCTTCGTGGCGGCGAGCAAGGGCTTCATCGACGAGGTGATCCAGCCCCACTCGACCCGCAAGCGGATCGCGCTGGGCTTGCGCAAGCTGCGCAACAAGGCGCTGGAGAACCCCTGGAAGAAGCACGACAATATTCCGCTGTGATAGATGATGTCCGCGCCTTCCCCCTTCGTCATTGCGAGCGCAGCGAAGCAATCCACTGGAGCGCCGTCTGGGTTGGTCCGGGCGGTGCGGCGTGATGCGACCGGCGGTCTACATCATGGCGAGCGGGCGGAACGGGACGCTCTATACCGGTGTCACCTCAAACCTGCCGCAGCGCGTGTGGCAGCATCGGGAGAATATCACCGGTGGGTTCACGCAACGGTACGGCTGCAAGATGCTGGTCTGGTACGAAATGGCGGAGACGATGGAGGTAGCCATTGCGCGCGAGAAACAGATCAAGGCAGGCTCGCGGGCAAGGAAGATAGCATTGATCGTCGGGGCCAATCCCGATTGGCAGGATTTGTATCAGGGCATCGCTCAAGGGTGAAACGTCGCATGGATTGCTTCGCTTCGCTCGCAATGACGAAGGATAGGATGTGAAACTCGGCCGCTTGAACCATATCGGCATCGCGACGCCTTCGCTGGAGGCGTCCCTCGCCTATTATCGCGACATCATGGGCGCGACACTGACGCATGAGCCGTTCGACTTGGCGGCGCAGGGGGTGAAGGTGTGCTTCGTCGATACGCCCGGCGAGGGCGGCACGGCGGGGACGCAGATCGAACTGATCGAGCCGCTGGGGGAGAATAGTCCGATCCATGGCTTCATCGCCAAGAACCCGGCCGGGGGGCAGCATCATATGTGCTATGAAGTGCCGGATATCCACGAGGCCAAGGCCTGGTTTGAAGGCCTGGGCAAGAAGGTGTTGGGCGAGCCGCGCATCGGGGCGCATGGCACGCCGATCTTCTTCGTCCACCCCAAGGATATGAACGGGGTGCTCACCGAGATCATGGAGACGCCGAAGGACGGCGCGCATTAAATGACGTCATGCCGGACTTGATCCGGCATCCCGCTTCTTTTCAGCAAGCGGGATGAAGATAGCGGGACCCCGGCTCAAGGCCGGGGTGACGAATGGGTAGGATAGGACACGCATGACCGAGAAGCCGACGCTGGACCAGTGGGCCGCCGCTGCCGCCAAGGAAGTGAAGGGCAAGGATCTGAACTGGGATACCCCGGAAGGTATCACGGTGAAGCCGCTCTACACCGCCGAGGACGTGACCGTCGATCCGGGCCTGCCGGGCTTCGCGCCCTTCACCCGCGGCGTGCGTGCGTCGATGTATGCGGGCCGGCCCTGGACCATCCGCCAATATGCAGGCTTCTCGACTGCCGAGGAATCCAACGCCTTCTACCGCCGCAATCTCGCCGCCGGGCAGAAGGGCCTCAGCGTCGCTTTCGACTTGGCCACCCATCGCGGCTATGACAGCGACCATCCTCGCGTCGTCGGCGATGTCGGCAAGGCGGGCGTGGCGATCGACACGATCGAGGACATGAAGATCCTGTTCGACGGCATCCCGCTCGACAAGATGAGCGTGTCGATGACCATGAACGGCGCGGTGATCCCGATCCTGGCCTTCTTCATCGTCGCGGGCGAGGAGCAGGGGGTCGAGCGCAAATTGCTCGACGGGACCATCCAGAACGACATCCTCAAGGAGTTCATGGTCCGCAACACCTATATCTACCCGCCCGAACCATCGATGCGGATCATCAGCGACATTTTCGGCTATACGTCGCGCGAGATGCCCAAGTTCAACAGCATCTCCATTTCCGGCTATCATATGCAGGAAGCCGGCGCGACGCAGGTGCAGGAACTGGCCTTCACGATCGCCGATGGCGCGGAATATGTGCGCTATGGCGTGGCGAGCGGCCTCGACATCGACAAGTTCGCCGGGCGCCTCAGCTTCTTCTTCGCGATCGGCATGAACTTCTTCATGGAGATCGCGAAGCTGCGCGCCGCTCGCGTGCTGTGGCATCGCGTCATGACCAAGCTCGGCGCGCAGGATGAGCGCTCCAAGATGCTGCGCACCCATTGCCAGACATCGGGCGTCTCGCTGACCGAGCAGGACCCCTACAACAACGTCATGCGCACCACGATCGAGGCGATGGCGGCGATGCTGGGCGGCACCCAGTCGCTCCACACCAACGCGCTGGACGAGGCGATCGCGCTGCCGACCGACTTTTCCGCCCGCATCGCGCGCAATACGCAGATCGTGATCCAGGAAGAGACCGGCATGTGCAATGTCGTCGATCCGCTGGGCGGCAGCTATTATATCGAGAGCCTGACCCAGCAACTGGTCGACGCCGCGCAGGAGATTATTGACCGCGTGGAAGCCGAAGGCGGCATGGCGAAGGCCGTGGGCGCCGGCTGGCCCAAGGCGATGATCGAAACCGCCGCCGCCGCCCGTCAGGCGCGCGTCGATCGGGGCGAGGATGTCATCGTCGGCGTCAACAAATATCGCCTGGCGAGCGAAGACCTGCTCGAAACGCTGGAAGTCGACAATAGCAAGGTCCGTGAAGCGCAGATCGCCCGCATCAACCGGGTGAAGGCCGAGCGCGACGAGGATGCCTGCCAGGCTGCACTCCAGTCGCTGCGCGATGCCGCCGCCGCGCCGCAATCGATCGAGAGCAATCTGCTCGCCCATGCGGTCGAAGCCGCGCGCGCGCGCGCTACGCTGGGCGAAATCTCCGCCGCCATGGAGGACAGCTTCAACCGTTACGGCACCCAGCCGACGCCGGTGAAGGGGGTCTATGGCGCGCCCTACAAGGATGACAGCCGCTGGAAACAGGTTCTCGACGGGGTGCAGGCCGTCGAACGGCGCCTCGGTCGCAAGCCCAAACTCCTCGTCGCCAAGATGGGGCAGGACGGGCACGACCGGGGCGCCAACATCATCGCCTCGGCTTTCGGCGACATGGGCTTCGATGTCGTGTCCGGGCCTTTGTTCCAGACGCCGGAGGAAACGGTGGTGCTGGCGCTCGACAGCGGCGTCGATGTGGTCGGCGCCTCGTCGCTGGCCGCCGGGCACAAGACGCTGATCCCGGAACTCATCAACCGGCTGCGCGACCACGGCCGTAGCGACATCAAGGTGATCGCCGGCGGCGTGATCCCGCCGCAGGATTATGACTATCTTCGTGACGCAGGGGTTCAGGGCATTTATGGGCCGGGTTCCAATGTCGTGGAGTGCGCCGCCGATGTGCTGCGCCTGCTCGGCCACAACATGCCCCCGGCGGGGCTAGAGGAAGCTGCGTAAATGAATACCCCCTGCACCCTGACCGCCCGCAACGACTGGACGCGCGAGGAAATCGCCGCGCTGTTCGACCTGCCCTTTGGCGACCTGATGTTCGAAGCGCAGTCGATCCACCGCGCCAACTTCCCGCGCAACGAGGTGCAGCTGTCCACCCTGTTGTCGATCAAGACCGGCGGCTGCCCGGAGGATTGCGGTTACTGCAACCAGTCGGCCTCGGCGGAAAGCGGCCTGAAGGCCGAAAAGCTGATGAGCGTGCAGGCGGTGATGCAGGCGGCGGCGCAGGCGAAGGACGCAGGGTCTTCGCGCTTCTGCATGGGCGCGGCCTGGCGCAACCCCAAGGATCGCGACATGCCCGCCATCGTCGAGATGGTGAAGGGCGTGCGCCAGATGGGCATGGAAAC
The sequence above is drawn from the Sphingobium sp. AP49 genome and encodes:
- a CDS encoding GIY-YIG nuclease family protein; the protein is MRPAVYIMASGRNGTLYTGVTSNLPQRVWQHRENITGGFTQRYGCKMLVWYEMAETMEVAIAREKQIKAGSRARKIALIVGANPDWQDLYQGIAQG
- the mce gene encoding methylmalonyl-CoA epimerase, with product MKLGRLNHIGIATPSLEASLAYYRDIMGATLTHEPFDLAAQGVKVCFVDTPGEGGTAGTQIELIEPLGENSPIHGFIAKNPAGGQHHMCYEVPDIHEAKAWFEGLGKKVLGEPRIGAHGTPIFFVHPKDMNGVLTEIMETPKDGAH
- the scpA gene encoding methylmalonyl-CoA mutase, giving the protein MTEKPTLDQWAAAAAKEVKGKDLNWDTPEGITVKPLYTAEDVTVDPGLPGFAPFTRGVRASMYAGRPWTIRQYAGFSTAEESNAFYRRNLAAGQKGLSVAFDLATHRGYDSDHPRVVGDVGKAGVAIDTIEDMKILFDGIPLDKMSVSMTMNGAVIPILAFFIVAGEEQGVERKLLDGTIQNDILKEFMVRNTYIYPPEPSMRIISDIFGYTSREMPKFNSISISGYHMQEAGATQVQELAFTIADGAEYVRYGVASGLDIDKFAGRLSFFFAIGMNFFMEIAKLRAARVLWHRVMTKLGAQDERSKMLRTHCQTSGVSLTEQDPYNNVMRTTIEAMAAMLGGTQSLHTNALDEAIALPTDFSARIARNTQIVIQEETGMCNVVDPLGGSYYIESLTQQLVDAAQEIIDRVEAEGGMAKAVGAGWPKAMIETAAAARQARVDRGEDVIVGVNKYRLASEDLLETLEVDNSKVREAQIARINRVKAERDEDACQAALQSLRDAAAAPQSIESNLLAHAVEAARARATLGEISAAMEDSFNRYGTQPTPVKGVYGAPYKDDSRWKQVLDGVQAVERRLGRKPKLLVAKMGQDGHDRGANIIASAFGDMGFDVVSGPLFQTPEETVVLALDSGVDVVGASSLAAGHKTLIPELINRLRDHGRSDIKVIAGGVIPPQDYDYLRDAGVQGIYGPGSNVVECAADVLRLLGHNMPPAGLEEAA